One genomic region from uncultured Cohaesibacter sp. encodes:
- a CDS encoding EAL domain-containing protein, protein MQRLGAVFIAICMVAISMSIGAMLHFKFGLSITEASPFSFGILLTLLLVHYQISRVRDRMMLDEQMDDLTRLKLALTKEVQDVREMARELDSTVSSRLEKEVEPILAELDVIGTLVKQLAESCADLDERMQQGEGQVAEVNAKLIAATSSVKELEEHLRANARSLSAKYERPAEKPVQPAAQPVAPSYSEPAHRYDEPEEQDDRPSPQSAATEGAPTSPFAETREQPVTSEDEAKVRRALALGHIELFMQPIVALPMRKPQYYEALTRLKADDGELITPDIFLPVCRQNGFLPMLDRLAVNEAFRLLRRLSDRGHPVELFCNLALESLADSDFFALMRDLFDQNRDLAPHVILEFSQADLRKFGLMEEETLKLLSSMGFRFSVDRVTNLAAGFDEFAQKGVKFAKVAAPILTHREAGRGLDIHPADFSRLLSRKGLDLIVTHVESERDLVNLIDYNVHLAQGDHFAPAKALKGNPATVRGPLQAGTVSQQQQAAAASRPAIRPSQVARMSGGGNEPAPNRASPVDRLSQFPEQSRLQAPTSPSSRPATPSRMPNGSGAPRAPQRPSQSASYANEPTAGAGTNGAERTLGENPRIAEALRAMAAEDTNNSETRDHFRAVLAEAAGLIAPGEASGQPGGGAAPTVRAASQDRMQPQRSVGQSERLPAADDFGLQTGTDRGQYIEVS, encoded by the coding sequence ATGCAAAGGCTAGGGGCCGTTTTTATCGCCATTTGTATGGTCGCCATCTCCATGTCTATTGGTGCGATGCTGCATTTCAAATTCGGCTTGTCTATTACTGAGGCCTCTCCTTTTTCCTTTGGCATTTTGCTCACACTTCTGTTGGTGCACTACCAGATTTCCCGCGTGCGTGATCGCATGATGCTTGATGAGCAGATGGATGATCTCACCCGCCTAAAACTCGCCTTGACCAAGGAAGTGCAGGATGTGCGCGAAATGGCGCGTGAGCTGGATAGCACTGTATCGAGCCGCCTTGAAAAAGAGGTGGAACCCATTCTGGCAGAGCTGGATGTGATTGGCACACTGGTCAAGCAATTGGCAGAGAGCTGCGCCGATCTTGATGAGCGGATGCAGCAGGGCGAAGGACAGGTGGCTGAGGTCAACGCCAAGCTGATTGCCGCCACCAGTTCCGTAAAGGAATTGGAGGAACATCTGCGCGCCAACGCGCGCTCTCTGTCCGCAAAATATGAAAGACCGGCCGAGAAGCCTGTCCAACCAGCAGCCCAGCCCGTTGCCCCGAGCTATTCCGAGCCCGCACATCGGTATGATGAGCCCGAGGAGCAGGATGACCGCCCGTCGCCGCAATCCGCAGCGACAGAAGGGGCCCCGACCAGTCCCTTCGCAGAGACGCGGGAACAACCGGTGACGTCGGAAGACGAAGCCAAGGTGCGGCGCGCTCTGGCCCTTGGTCATATCGAGCTGTTCATGCAGCCGATTGTTGCCCTGCCCATGCGCAAGCCACAATATTATGAAGCCCTGACACGGCTCAAGGCCGACGATGGCGAATTGATCACGCCAGACATCTTTTTGCCGGTCTGTCGCCAGAACGGCTTCCTGCCCATGTTGGATCGACTGGCCGTCAATGAGGCATTCCGCCTGTTGCGGCGTCTGTCAGATCGGGGCCATCCGGTGGAGCTATTCTGCAATCTCGCGCTGGAGAGCCTTGCTGATAGCGATTTCTTTGCCCTGATGCGCGATCTGTTCGATCAGAACCGCGATTTGGCCCCCCATGTGATTCTCGAATTCTCGCAGGCCGATCTGCGCAAATTCGGGTTGATGGAAGAAGAGACCCTCAAGCTGCTCAGCTCCATGGGTTTCCGCTTCTCGGTGGACCGTGTCACCAATCTGGCCGCCGGATTTGATGAATTTGCCCAGAAGGGCGTTAAATTCGCAAAGGTTGCCGCGCCAATCCTGACCCATAGGGAAGCCGGTCGCGGGCTGGACATACACCCTGCCGATTTCTCTCGCCTGCTGTCGCGTAAAGGTTTGGATCTGATCGTCACCCATGTTGAAAGCGAGCGCGACCTGGTCAATCTGATCGACTATAATGTGCATCTGGCCCAAGGGGATCATTTCGCGCCAGCCAAGGCGCTGAAGGGCAATCCGGCCACGGTGCGCGGCCCCTTGCAGGCAGGAACCGTTTCCCAGCAGCAACAGGCCGCCGCAGCCTCTCGTCCGGCGATCCGCCCCTCTCAGGTTGCGCGGATGTCCGGGGGCGGCAATGAACCGGCTCCAAACCGGGCTTCGCCAGTTGATCGCCTGTCCCAGTTTCCCGAGCAATCCCGGCTTCAAGCGCCGACATCCCCTTCATCCAGACCGGCCACACCATCGCGTATGCCAAATGGCTCAGGGGCGCCACGCGCGCCACAACGCCCATCTCAGTCTGCTTCCTACGCCAATGAACCAACGGCCGGAGCCGGGACCAACGGGGCAGAGCGCACGCTGGGAGAAAATCCGCGCATAGCCGAGGCCCTGCGCGCCATGGCAGCCGAGGATACCAACAACAGCGAAACCCGCGATCATTTCCGTGCTGTTCTGGCCGAGGCCGCAGGGCTAATTGCTCCGGGCGAAGCATCAGGGCAGCCCGGTGGCGGAGCCGCGCCAACCGTTCGCGCTGCGTCTCAAGATCGTATGCAGCCACAACGCAGCGTAGGCCAGTCAGAGCGTCTGCCTGCTGCTGATGATTTCGGCCTGCAAACGGGAACGGATCGCGGCCAATATATCGAGGTGTCCTGA
- a CDS encoding TIGR01459 family HAD-type hydrolase, producing MSSRIAGLSAIAPNYKGLLSDIWGVLHNGQTVNDCTVEALGNFRKDYGKVILITNAPRPSAQICEQLDSLGVPRDCYDAVVTSGDVTRAELTKIGKKKVFHLGHERNLPLFEGLGLELVGEDEAEMICCTSLLDNLTETPDDYDALLHRLAKRHLPFVCANPDRIADQGGKLVYCAGALADRYEAYGGEIVMAGKPEAPIYEASLAKFTEINGAPIATSDILIIGDAMPTDMRGGHYQKIDALFITAGIHAQDFGPMDAPDDDRVSLRLTHEDVETVGFMTRLAW from the coding sequence ATGTCTTCCCGCATCGCTGGCCTTTCAGCCATTGCGCCGAATTACAAGGGACTATTGTCCGATATCTGGGGTGTTCTGCACAACGGGCAAACCGTCAACGACTGCACAGTTGAAGCGCTCGGTAACTTCCGAAAGGATTATGGCAAGGTCATTCTGATCACCAACGCGCCGCGCCCTTCTGCCCAGATTTGCGAGCAACTTGATAGCCTTGGCGTGCCGCGCGACTGCTATGATGCGGTCGTCACCTCGGGCGATGTGACAAGAGCCGAGCTTACCAAAATCGGAAAAAAGAAGGTGTTCCATCTGGGGCACGAGCGCAATTTGCCGCTGTTTGAAGGCCTCGGGCTGGAACTCGTAGGGGAAGACGAAGCGGAGATGATCTGCTGCACCAGTCTTCTGGACAATCTCACTGAGACCCCAGACGATTACGACGCTCTTCTGCATCGTCTTGCCAAGAGGCATCTGCCCTTCGTCTGCGCCAATCCAGACAGGATTGCCGACCAGGGGGGCAAGTTGGTCTATTGCGCTGGCGCATTGGCTGACCGTTATGAGGCCTACGGTGGTGAAATCGTCATGGCGGGCAAACCGGAAGCCCCGATCTATGAGGCGTCTCTTGCCAAATTTACCGAGATCAATGGTGCACCGATTGCCACGTCCGATATTCTGATCATTGGCGACGCTATGCCGACAGATATGCGCGGCGGACATTATCAGAAGATCGACGCCCTGTTCATCACAGCAGGCATTCATGCCCAGGATTTCGGCCCCATGGATGCACCTGACGATGATCGCGTCAGCCTGCGTCTGACCCATGAAGACGTGGAAACGGTCGGCTTCATGACACGCCTTGCCTGGTAA
- a CDS encoding folate-binding protein encodes MRAAMRRQEKEYVMPQDQILHLANRVVVQLSGSEAESFLQRLITVDLNDLKQGELRHGALLTPQGKIAIDFLLSREDGLFRFDLDREQLGTFTKKMTLYRMRSDVTIEESSERVGVAFAPNADKEALALRDIRSDQLGWRLYGEGANWQTSPELENAYLARHIAAIVPQAGLDFSLEDAFPHDINMDFLGGLDFAKGCYVGQEVVSRMQHRGTARKRLVRLEADMPIPSTGTKILAGEKPVGEVGAVLDKRALAIVRLDRVADALKDGLALTAGGVPLRVELPEYADFALPA; translated from the coding sequence ATGCGTGCCGCCATGCGCCGACAGGAAAAGGAATATGTTATGCCTCAGGATCAGATCCTTCATCTCGCCAATCGTGTTGTGGTCCAGCTGTCCGGCTCCGAGGCTGAAAGCTTCCTGCAGCGGCTTATCACGGTTGATCTGAACGATCTGAAACAGGGTGAGCTTCGGCATGGCGCCTTGCTGACACCGCAAGGGAAAATTGCCATCGATTTTCTGCTCTCCAGAGAAGATGGACTCTTCCGCTTTGATCTGGACAGGGAGCAGCTGGGCACGTTCACAAAAAAGATGACGCTCTATCGTATGCGCTCCGATGTGACGATAGAGGAAAGCAGCGAGCGCGTTGGCGTCGCTTTTGCGCCCAATGCCGATAAGGAGGCGCTCGCCCTGCGTGATATCCGGTCCGATCAGCTTGGCTGGCGGCTTTACGGTGAAGGGGCCAACTGGCAAACCTCGCCGGAGTTGGAAAATGCCTATCTGGCGCGCCATATCGCGGCCATTGTGCCGCAGGCCGGTCTGGACTTTTCTCTCGAAGACGCATTCCCCCATGACATCAATATGGATTTCCTTGGTGGACTTGATTTTGCCAAGGGGTGCTATGTTGGGCAGGAAGTAGTCTCGCGCATGCAGCATCGCGGCACAGCCCGCAAGCGCCTTGTACGCCTTGAAGCGGACATGCCAATTCCATCGACTGGTACCAAAATCCTTGCCGGAGAAAAACCGGTCGGCGAAGTCGGGGCGGTGCTCGACAAACGCGCTCTGGCCATAGTGCGGCTGGATCGTGTGGCCGATGCCCTCAAGGATGGATTGGCTCTGACGGCAGGTGGTGTGCCCTTGCGCGTAGAGCTGCCAGAGTATGCCGACTTTGCTCTCCCTGCCTGA
- the moaB gene encoding molybdenum cofactor biosynthesis protein B yields MAYSHSPDSDAPRSFIPMKIAIMTVSDTRTLTDDKSGQTLVDRLQAAGHSLADRAIVKDDVEAIQAQAKAWIADEGVDVIISTGGTGFTGRDVTPEAMTPLFDKQMDGFSWLFHKISFETIGTSTIQSRATAGLAGTTFIFCIPGSSGACKDAWDGILVHQLDYRHQPCNFVEIMPRLDEHLKRAKLRS; encoded by the coding sequence ATGGCCTATTCCCATTCTCCCGATTCCGATGCGCCCCGCTCTTTCATTCCGATGAAAATTGCCATCATGACGGTGTCCGATACGCGCACGCTAACGGATGATAAATCCGGTCAAACTCTCGTAGACCGTTTGCAGGCTGCGGGGCATAGCCTCGCTGACAGAGCCATCGTGAAAGACGATGTCGAGGCGATTCAGGCGCAAGCCAAGGCGTGGATTGCCGATGAGGGCGTGGATGTCATCATTTCGACGGGAGGCACCGGCTTTACCGGCCGCGACGTAACGCCGGAAGCCATGACCCCGCTGTTTGACAAACAGATGGACGGCTTTTCGTGGCTGTTTCACAAGATCTCGTTTGAAACCATCGGCACATCGACCATCCAGTCGCGGGCCACGGCCGGACTGGCTGGAACCACCTTCATTTTCTGCATTCCCGGCTCAAGCGGAGCCTGCAAGGATGCTTGGGATGGGATCCTCGTCCATCAGCTCGATTATCGCCATCAACCGTGCAATTTCGTTGAAATCATGCCCCGCCTTGATGAGCATCTCAAACGGGCCAAGTTGCGCTCATGA